From the genome of Thermaerobacter marianensis DSM 12885:
AACCGGTGGCCGCCGCGGGTCCTGCGGCCGCGGGCATGCCGGGAATGCCGCTGGGGGCCGGGCCGGCGGGCGGGCCCGTGGGGGTGCCCTTCTGGCCGGGTCCGGCAGGGGGGCCGTGGCCCTGGGGTGCGCCGGGCTGGCCGTGGGCCGCGGGCCCCGGGGGCCTGGCCCCGGCGCCGGGTACCGCCCCCGCTGCCGCGGTGCCGGCCGCGCCGGAGGCCCAGGGCCAGCCGGCCCCCGCCGCGAACGCGCAGCCCGCGCCCGAGACGGCGGCACCGGCGGCGCCCGGGGCGGCCGGGGCAGCGGCTCCGCCGGCCCCGGCCGCCGGCCCTGCTCCGGCCCCGGCCCCTGACCCGGGGCGGGACGGCGTGGCGGAAAAGGGCACGCCCGTCACGGCCCCCTTGCCGGGGGTGCTGCTGGACGTGCGGGTTCGCCCGGGGGACCGCGTCGAGGCGGGCCAGGTGGTGGCCATCCTCGAGGCGATGAAGATGGAGAACGAGCTGGCCGCGCCTTGCGCCGGGCGGGTGACCGCCGTGCCCCACACCAAGGGGCAGACCCTCAACCAGGGCGACGCGGTGGCGTGGATCGACCCCGAGGGATGATGGACGGCCGGGTGCCGGCGGCCGCCAAGGTGGCCTGGCGAAAGCGCCTGCGCGACGCGTGGCGCGCGCTGGATCCCGTGGAACGGGAGGCCGTTTCGGCGGCCATCTGCCGCCGGCTGCAGGATCTCCTGGAGCGGTCCGCCCCCGCCGCCTGTTCCACCGGCCCGACGGTTGCAGCCGGCCTGCGGGGTGCCGGGCGCCCCCACGACCCCGGCGGCCGCCCCGGTGCCCGTGACGCCCACCCGTCCCGGGCGACCGCTGCCCCTGGCGCACCCTGCGGCCGCGTTCTTCCACCGGTGCGCGCCGTGATGCTGTACGCGCCGCTGCCGACGGAGATCGACGTCACCCCGCTGCTGGACTGGGCTCGTTCGCGCGGGCTCGAGGTCCTGGTGCCGTGGGTCGACCCGGCTCGCCACGTCATGGAGGCCCGCGCCGTGGCCGGCTGGGACGACCTGGTCCCGGGGCCGTGGGGCCTGCGCCAGCCGGCGGCCCGCTGCCCGTCCCGCCAGCCCGGTGCGGAGACGGTGATCGTGGTGCCGGGCCTCGCCTTCGACCGGGAGGGCTGGCGCCTGGGCCGCGGGGGCGGCTACTACGACCGGTTCCTCGACCGGTGGCCGGCGGCGTGGCGGGCGGGCGTCGCGCCCGCGCGGATGGTGGTGCCGCACCTGCCGCGGGATCCCCACGACCGGCGCATGGACCTGGTGGTGACGGAGGCGGAGGTCCTGGGTCCCTGGTGGGGCGTGCGGTGAAGCGCGGGGGCGGCCGGCAGCCGCGGCGGCCGGCCGGCGGAGCCAAGCCGCGTCGGGCGGGGTGGCGCAACGGCGCACCGTCGATCGGCAAGTTCCTCCCGGCGTGCCGCCCGCCCGTTGACTCCCCCGGCGGCCGCCTGTAGAATGAGGGTTGTCGGCGGGGCGGTAGCTCAGTTGGGAGAGCGCTGCGTTCGCATCGCAGAGGTCGTGGGTTCGAGTCCCATCCGCTCCACCAGCCGGTACCGCAGAACGGCGCGCCGCAGCGAGACGGCGCGCCGTTCGTACTTTTTTCGACAAATCGGCCTGCTGCCCGTCAAGGCGCCGGTTCGTCCCACCGGCGCCTTTCGCCATTTCCCGGTTCCCATGGCGAAAGACCGCGGTGGCCGCGCCGGCCCGTCGTCGTGACCCGTCAAAAAATTGGGGCCAGCCGGGGCAGGAGTTGTCCCCGGTCGGTCCGAATAAAGGGGACCAAGTGGTTCAGAGTGGGGCAAAGTGGGGGGCAGTGGAGGAACCGGCCGGCCCGGGAGCGGGCCGGTGGAGGACGCGGCCCGGGTGCACCATCCGGCCCGGGCGGCCGAACCGGCCGGCAGGCGGGACCCCACCGGCCCTTCGCCGCCCCGGGCGGGCGGGAAGCGAGGCGCGGGCATGCTGATCGGCGAGTATCGCCACACCGTCGACGACAAGGGTCGCCTGTTCGTCCCCGCCAAGTTGCGGGACGAACTGGGCGAGCCCCTGGTCATCACCCGCGGCCTCGACCAGTGCCTCTTCGTCTTCCCGCCCGGCGAGTGGAGCAGCCTGGAGGCCAAGTTGCGGGCCCTGCCCCTGGCCCAGTCCAGCGCCCGCGCCTTCGTCCGGATGCTGCTCTCGGGCGCCAGCGAGTGCGTGCCGGACAAGCAGGGGCGGATCCTGCTGCCCCAGACCCTGCGGGAGTACGCCGGCATCGACCGCGAGGCGGTGCTGATCGGCGTGGGGAACCGCGTGGAGATCTGGGCGGCGGAGCGGTGGACACGTTACGTAGAGGAGGCGTCGGAGGCCTACTCCCAGATCGCCGAGCAGATCGTCGACCTGGGCATCTAGGCCCGGGCATCTTCCCCGGCGGGGCCCGGCCAGGGCCCGGCCCCGCCGGAGCTGCCGCAGGGCAAGGCCACCGGGAAGCCCCCACCGGCCGCCCGCGGTGAGGCCCGAGTGGCCGCTGTCAGGGGGCGTCGCGACCATGTCCGGAGGAACCGGCCCCACCCCGCCCACCGGCACCGGCCCCGCGATCGGGGTGGCACGCTCCGAGACCGGAGGCCGCGGCCCCGAGCCCGCGGCCGCGGGCCCCGTCGCCACCGCGCCGGACGGGGCGCCCCACGTGCCCGTGCTGCTCCGGGAGGTGGTGGCGTACCTGGCCCCGCGGCCGGGCGGGCGCTACGTGGACGGCACCGTCGGGGCCGGCGGCCACGCCGCCGCGGTGCTGGCCGCGGCGGGAGGCGAAGCGGAGCTTTTGGGCATCGACCGGGACCCCGCCGCGCTGGCGCTGGCTGCGCGGCGGCTGGCGCCCTTCGGCGCGCGGGTACGGCTGGTGCACGGCAACTTCCGCGGCCTGGAGCAGCACCTGGAGGACGCGGGCTGGGACGCCGTGGACGGGATCCTGCTGGATCTGGGCGTGTCGTCGATGCAGCTGGACGACCCGTCCCGCGGGTTCAGCTACCAGGAGGAAGGCCCGCTGGACATGCGGATGGACCCGAGCCAGCCGGTGACGGCGGCGGATCTGGTGAACACCGCCGGCCGTGACCAGCTGGCCCGGTGGATCGCCGAGTACGGCGAGGAGCGCTGGGCCGGCCGCATCGCCGACTTCATCGTCGCGGCGCGCCGGCGCCGGCCCATCACCACCACCACCCAGCTGGTGGAGATCATCAAGGCGGCCATCCCCGCCCGCGCCCGGCGCCGGGGCGGCCACCCTGCCCGCCGGACCTTCCAGGCGCTGCGCATCGCCGTCAACGGCGAGCTGGACGGCCTGGAAGAGTTCCTGCAGCAGGCCGCCCGGCGGCTGCGGCCGGGCGGGCGGATGGTCGTGATCGCCTTCCACTCCCTGGAGGACCGGGCGGTCAAGCGGGCCTTCCGGGCCCTGGCCGCCCCGGATGGGGGGGCGGCCCCGTTCCGCCTTCTGACCCGCCGGCCGGTCACGCCGGGGGAGGAAGAGGCGCAGGCCAACCCGCGGTCCCGCAGCGCCAAGCTGCGGGCCATCGAGCGGCGGCAGTGACGCGGTGTCCCACGCCGTGGCCGGACCGGTGGCGGGCAGCAGGCGCGGACCCCCGGGCGTACCGGGACCACGACATAGATGGAAGCGGGGGCGAATAGCACTATGGTACGAGCCGGAAACGCCGTAGCGGCACCGCTCTGGCGGTCGCCATCCACCGCACCGTGGCCCGAGCTGCCGGGACGAACCGGCCCGGGGGAGGCACCCCGGCCCGTCCGGCGCTACAAGATCCGGCGCCGGCTGAAGCTGCGGCCCGAGGCGCGCCTGGTGGGCACGGTGGGCCTGCTGTTCGCCCTGGCCGTGCTGGTGATCAGCCGCTACGCCGTCCTGTACGGGATGAACCAGGCCATCCTCCAGCGGCAGCAGGAGATCGCCAGCCTGGAGCGGGCCAACCAGCACCTGGCCATCGAGGTGGCAGGCCGCGATTCGCTGGGGCGCCTGGAGGCCGCCGCCCGGGCGCGGGGCTACCAGGAGCCGGCCTCGGTACGGGCGGTGCGCGTCCCGGCGGCGGCCGACCGCCTGGCCGCCGCACCGGCGGCCTCCGGAGCATCGCCGGCCGTGCGGGAAGCGGTGGTGGCGCTGGCGCCCGCCGGCGCCGGCGGCCCGGCGCCGGCACCGGCCGCGGCGCCTTACGCAGCGGCGGGCGGGCCAGCGGCCCGCGGTCCCGCGGCCTGGCTGGCCGGTCTCTGGCACCGCGTCTTCGGTAGCTGACGGGCCGGCGGAAGGGCGGAGCCGGCACCGGCGGCGCGTCTCTTTTCGAGGTTTGCGAGATCCCCTGGTGTTCCTTCGCGTCGCGCATGGCGGACGGGCATAGGAGGCGGTGACGGGATGGGCCGGACGGCGCCAGGCGCTCCGGCCGTTCGTATGCCCGGCATCGGGCTGCGGCGGCGGATCCTGCTGGTGTTCCTGGTCTTCTCCCTGGCGCTGGCGGTGCTGGCGGGGCGGCTGGTGACCATCCAGGTGGTGCGGGGCGAGGCGCTGCGCCAGAAGGCGCTGGACATGCGGCTCTGGCAGGTCCCCGTCCAGGCGCGGCGGGGCGACATCGTGGACCGCAACGGCCGGCCCCTGGCCATCAGCACCGACGTCGACACCGTCTACGTGGCGCCCGCCGAGCTCCAGGAGGCGGCCCGCAAGGGGCAGGTGGACATCGAGGAGGCGGCGCAGCAGCTGGCCCGCGTCCTCAAGATGGACCCCGAGGAGGTCTACGAGAAGCTCACGGTGCCCCACGCCTTCTGGTACGTCAAGCGGCGGGTCACCGACGCCGAATCCCGCGCCGTCCGCCAGCTGGACATCCCGGGCGTGCACATCACCCAGGAGGCGCGCCGGTTCTATCCGAAAGGGGAACTGGCCGCCCACGTCCTGGGCTTCGCCGGCCTGGACAACCAGGGCCTGGAGGGCATCGAGGCCTACTACGACCGCAAGCTGGCGGGCAAGGACGGCTACATCGCCACGGAATACGACGCCCTGGGCCGGCCGATCCGCCTCCCCACGGTCCAGGCCCGGTACGTGCGGCCGACTCCCGGGCTGACGCTGCGCCTGACCATCGACGAGACCATCCAGTACATCGCCGAGCGGGAACTGGAGCGGGCCGTGGTCCAGAACGGAGCCAAGGGCGGGGTCATCGTGGTGATGGACCCGAAGACCGGCGGCATCCTGGCCCTGGCCTCGCGGCCCACCTACGACCCCAACCGGTTCGCCGACTTCCCGCGGCAGAACTGGCGCATCAAGCCGGTGGCCGATGCCTTCCCGCCGGGGTCGATCTTCAAGATCATCACGGGGTCGGCGGCGGTGGACGCGGGCAAGGTGACCCCCGACACCATCGTGGACGACCCCGGCTTCCTCACGGTGGGCGGGGAGAGCATCTCCAACTGGAACCAGGCGGGTCTGGGGTCCGTGCCCTTCCGCGACGGGTTCGCCCACTCGTCCAACGTGGTGTTCGGCAAGATGGCGCTGGCCCTGGGCAAGCCCGTGTTCTACCGGTACCTGGACCAGTTCCACATCGGCCGGCCCACGGGCATCGACCTGCCGGGTGAGGCCACGGGCATCGTGCCGCCCATGGACCAGGCCACGCTCCTGGACCTGGCCATCATGGGCTTCGGCCAGACCCTGACCACCACGCCGATCCAGATGGCCGCGGCGGTGGCGGCGGTGGCCAACGACGGCCTGTGGCAGACGCCGCATCTGGCCGATGCCTGGCTGGACCCCGAGGGCAACGTGGTGGAACAGGTGCAGCCCGCCGAGCGCAGGCAGGTGATCAAGCCCGAGACCGCCCGGACCATCCGCGAGCTGATGCGCGGGGTGGTGGAACAGGGAACCGGCCGCCGGGCCCAGATCCCCGGCTACGACGTGGGCGGCAAGACGGGCACGGCCAACAAGGTGGAGGGTGGCCGGGTGGTCCAGAAGTACATCGGCTCCTTCGCCGGCCTGGTGCCGGTGGAGGAACCGCGCCTGGCCATCGTGGTCTCCATCGACGAGCCGTCGGGCATCTACTACGGCGGCTACGTGGCGGCGCCCGTCTTCCAGGCCGTGGCGCGGGACGTCCTGCGCTACCTGGGCGTGCCGCCCACCCGGGAAGAGCGGGCCGACCCGCGGCGGCTGCGGGAGGTCCCCAACCTGATGAACCTCACCCGGGCCGAGGCCCGGGAGCGGGCCCAGGCGGCGGGCTTCCAGGTGACCGTCGAGGGCGGCGGGCCGCGGGTGGTGGGCCAGTTCCCCGCGCCGGGGGCGCAATTGGAACAGGGAAGCACGATCATCCTCTATACCGAGGCGGCCTCGCGCCAGGATGAGGAAGGGCGGGTCACGGTTCCCGACCTGACCGGCCTGACGTACGCCCAGGCGGCCGAGCGCCTGGCGGCCGCGGGGTTGCAGATGGAGGCCCGCGGCGACCGGGACGGCAGGGTGGCCGGCCAGGATCCCCCGGTGGGGACGCGGGTGCCCATCGGCTCGAAGGTGACCGTGATCCTGCGCGGGCCGGAATCCCGTTAAGGCGCTCCGCGCTGGAGGACTGCGGCGGCATGGATTGGGGGTGCCACGGGCCGGACCGGGTTGCTATACTTCGGTGCGGCGCCGGCGGCCGGCCGGTTCGTCCCGCCGGAAGCGGCCGGCAGACTACGGGCCGTGAGGAGACAGGCGCATGGTGAATCTGAAGGATCTCATCGCCGTCCTGCCCGAGAAGACCGTGACCGGTCCCGTGGACCGGCCCATCCAGGGCATCACCTACGACTCCCGGCGCGTCGAGCCGGGCTTCCTCTTCGTGGCCATCCGCGGCTTGCGTTACGACGGCCACTCCTTCATCCAGGAGGCCGTGGCGCGGGGTGCCGCGGCGGTGGTGGGTGAACGCGCGCCCGCTGTGGAGGGCGTCCCCTACGTGCAGGTCCCCTCCAGCCGGACGGCCCTGGGCCTGCTGGCGTCGGCCTTCTACGGCCACCCCAGCGCCCGCCTGGTGCTGGTCGGGGTGACCGGGACCAACGGCAAGACGACCACCACCCACCTGGTGCGGTGGGTGCTGGAGGCGGCGGGCCACCCCACCGGCCTCATCGGCACGGTGCACAACATCATCGGCGGGCGATCCCTGCCGGTCGAACGCACCACCCCCGAGGCGGCCGACCTGCAGAAGCTCCTGGCCGCCATGCGGGACGCGGGGCTGACCCACGTGGTGATGGAGGTCTCTTCCCATGCCCTGACCCTGCAGCGGGTGGCGGGCTGCGCCTTCGACGTGGGCGTGTTCACCAACCTCACCCAGGACCACCTGGACTTCCACGCTTCGATGGAGGACTATGCGGCGGCCAAGGCGCGATTGTTCGCCCGGCTGGGACGCAACGAGATCCCCGGCACCGTCAAGCCGGGTCCCAAGGCAGCCGTGATCAACGCCGACGACCCCTGGGGGACCTTCATGGCGGACCGCAGCAGCGCGCCGGTCATCACGTACGGCATCCGCCAGGCGGCGGACGTCACGGCCCGTGACGTGGTGGTGGAACCCGGCGGCGTCCGGTTCGTCCTGGGCACCCGGGACGGGGAGGTGCCCGTGCGCCTGCGGCTGACGGGCCGGTTCAACGTCTACAACGCGCTGGCGGCGGCGGGCGCGGGCTTGGCCTTGGGGATCGACCCGGCCACGGTGGCGCGGGGCCTGGAGAGCCTGCCGGCGGTGCCGGGGCGGCTTGAGCGCATCGACCGGGGGCAGCCCTTCACCGTGCTGGTGGATTACGCCCATACCCCCGACGGGCTGGAGAATGTGCTCTCCACGGTGCGGGAGATGGCGGGGCAGGGGCGGGTCCTCTGCGTCTTCGGCTGCGGCGGCGACCGCGACCGGGGCAAGCGACCCCAGATGGGTGCCATCGCGGCGCGGCTGGCCGACTACACGGTGCTGACCTCCGACAACCCGCGCAGCGAGGACCCCGAGGCCATCATCGACGACATCGAGGCGGGGGTGCGGCAGGTTCCCGGGGCCGCCTACGAGCGGGTGACGGAGCGGGCGGCGGCCATCCGCCGGGTGCTGGAGCTGGCCCGGCCCGGCGACGTGGTGGTCATCGCCGGCAAGGGGCACGAGGACTACCAGATCTTCGCCGACCGCACCATCCACTTCGACGACCGGGAGGTGGCGGCGACGGCCCTGGAAGCCATGGGGTACGGCGGTGCCAAGGGTTGAGACGCTCCAGGGGGCGGTGCGGCCGGGGGAAGGTCCACCGCCCCGGGCCGGCATCGCGCCGAGGACGCGATGGCGATGCCGGGGACGGCGGCGGGTCGAGGAGGTGACGGCGTGCGGCTGGCCATGGTCGACGTGGCGGCTGCCACGGGCGGGCGGCTGGTGGCGGGCAGCCAGGGGGTGACGGTGGAAGGCGGCACCGTGGACAGCCGCCGGGTGCGGCCGGGCAACCTGTTCTTCGCCCTGCCCGGCCAGCGGGTCGACGGCCACCGGTTCGTGGCCCAGGCCCTCGCGGCCGGTGCCCGGGGCGCCGTGATCGCCCGGCCCCTGGCGGAGGTCCTGCCGGACGGGGCGCCTCCGGGTACCGCGGTGGTGGAGGTGGCCGACACCCGCCAGGCGCTGGCGGACCTGGCCCGCTGGGTGCGGCGCCGCCGGACCGGCCTGCGGGTGGTGGGCATCACCGGCAGCCTGGGGAAGACCACCACCAAGGAGATGGCGGCGGCGGTGCTGGCCCGGCGGTTCGCGGTGCTCAAGTCCGCGGGCAACTACAACACCGACGTGGGCCTGCCCCTCACTCTGCTGGACCTGGAGGAACGTCACCAGGTGGCGGTGCTGGAGATGGCCATGCGCGGGCTCGGCGAGATCGCCCGGCTGGCCGCCATCGCCGAGCCCGACGTCGGCGTGGTGACGGTGGTGGCCGAGTCCCACCTGGAGTTCCTCGGCAGCCTGGAGCGGGTGGCCCAGGCCAAGGGGGAGCTGGTGGAGGCGCTGCCCGAGGACGGGGTGGCGATCCTCAACGCCGGCGACCCCCGGGTGCGGGCCATGGCCGCCCGCACCCGAGCCCGGGTGCTGACCTTCGGCCACGACGGCGAAGGGGCGGACGTGCGGGCCGTCAACGTGGAGCACCGGGGTGCGGCGGGCAGCCGCTTCCGCCTGGAGGTGCCGGGGGGCGATGCGGCCACGGTGGAACTGGCCGTGCCGGGGCCGGCGGCGGTGACCTGCGCCCTGGCGGCGGCAGCGGTCGGCGTGGCTCTGGGTCTGGATGCCGCCACCATCGCCGCGGGCCTGGCCGAGGCGAGGCCCGCGGCCCTGCGTAACGAGATCCGCCAGGCCGGTCCGTGGACCCTCTACATCGATTGTTATAATGCGTCGCCCACCTCCACCCGGGCGGCCCTGCACGCCCTGCGGCAGGTGGCCGGATCGCGCCGGGCGGTGGCCATCCTGGGGGACATGTTCGAGCTGGGGGACTGGGCGGTGGAGGGCCATCGGGAGACCGGCCGGGAGGCCGCCCGCACCGCCGACGTCCTGCTGGCCGTGGGCCGGTGGGCACCGCAGATGGTGGAGGGGTGGATCCAGGCGGGCGGTGCGGGGGCCGCAGCCGCCGCCTACCCCGACAAGGCGGCCCTGCTGGGGGAGCTGGACCGGTGGCTTCGTCCCGGCGACGCCATCCTGATCAAGGCCTCGCGGGGCATGGCCATGGAAGAGGTCGTCGAGGCCCTGACGGCCCGGGTGGCGGCGGCCGGGTCGTCGCGACCGGATCCGGCGTGAGCCGGGGCGAGAGGCGGGACGCCTGCGGCGGAAAGGAACGGTCGCTGCATGACCATGGACCTTTGGCCGGTGCCGGTGCTGGCCCGCCTGGGCCTGGCGGCGGTGCTGGCGGCGGGGATGGCGCTGGTGCTGGGACCGGTGATGATCCCCTGGCTGGAGCGGCTGCGGTTCGGCCAGACGGTGCGCGAGCAGGGGCCGGCCCGGCACCGGGTCAAGCAGGGCACCCCGACCATGGGCGGGGTGATCTTTCTCCTGCCGGCGCTGCTGGTCACCGCGTGGCTTTCGCCGCCCACTCCGGCGGCGGTGCTCATCGCGGGGGTGACCGTCGCCTTTGCCGCCCTGGGCCTGGTGGACGACTACCTGAAGGTCGCCCTGCGCCGTTCCCTGGGCCTGCGGGCGCGGGCCAAGCTGGTGTGGCAGGTGGCGGCCGCCGCGCTGATGGTGTACCTCGCCCAGGCGTGGCTGGGCCGCGGCACCGCCGTGTGGGTGCCCTTCGGCACGGGCTGGTGGGACCTGGGGCCGTGGTACTACCCGCTGGCGGTGCTGGCGGTGGTGGCCAGCGCCAACGCGGTCAACGAGACCGACGGCCTGGACGGCCTGGCGGCGGGGTCCACCCTGATCGCCCTGTCGGTGTTCTTCTACGCCGCCGCCCGCACCGGCCGGTATGACCTGGCGATCTTCATCGTATCCTTGGGCGCGGCCCTGGCCGGGTTCCTCTGGTTCAACCTGCACCCGGCGCGGGTGTTCATGGGCGACACGGGCTCCCTAGCCCTGGGCGCAGCCCTGGGCGGCCTGGCCGTCCTGACGGGGACCGAGCTGGTCCTGCCCGTGGCGGGGATGCTCTTCGTGCTGGAGACCCTGTCGGTGATCGTGCAGGTGGCCAGCTTCCGGCTGACGGGGCGGCGGGTCCTGCGCATGAGCCCGCTGCACCACCACTTCGAGCTCAGCGGGTGGACGGAGGCCCAGGTGGTGTACCGCTTCTGGGCGGCCGGCCTGGGCTTCGCCCTGGCGGGCTTTCTGGCCCTGGGAGGGTTTCCGGGATGAACACGGCCGGCGTGCCGGGCCGGTTCCGCGGGCCGGGGGCGAGGCGGCCCGCGGGGCCGGGATCGGCGGGGTGGGCGGGTTCCGGGTCGGCCGGGCCCGCGGAGCCCGGATCCCCGCCGCCCTTCGGGCGGGCGCGGGAGATGGACCGGACCATCTTCGCCGTCACCGTGATCCTGCTGGCCCTGGGCATCGCCATGGTCTTCAGCGCCAGCTTCGCCAAGGCGATGGACGATGCCGGCGACCCGTTCTACTTCTTGAAGCGCCAGCTGCTCTGGGCGCTTCTGGGCGTGCCGGTGATGTGGGTCTTCTCCCACATCGAGTACCGGTACTGGCGCACGGTGGCGCGGCCCGCCCTGTACTCCACCCTCCTGCTCCTGGTGGCGGTGCTTTTGGTGGGTGCGGCCCGCGGCGGCGCCGAGCGGTGGATCGACTTCGGGTTCTTCAGCTTCCAGCCCTCGGAATGGGCCAAGTTTGCGCTCTGCATCTTCTTCGCCGACTACTTCGCCCGCATCGGGTCGCGGGTGCAGGAGTTCTGGCGCGGGCTGGGACCGTGGCTGCTGGTGGTGGGGGTGGTGTCCGGGCTCATCATGCTGCAGCCCGACCTGGGCACCACCCTGGCCATCGGGGGCATGGCGGTGCTCATGGCCTTCCTGGCGGGGGCGCGGATCCAGCACCTGCTGGCCTTGGGCGCCCTGGCGGTGCCCCTGCTGATCGCCGCCATCACCCAGTCGGAGTACCGGTGGAAGCGGATCACGGCCTTCCTCAACCCCTGGGCCGATCCCCAGGGGACGGGGTACCACCTGATCCAGGGCCTGCTGGCCCTGGGCTCGGGCGGCTGGTTCGGCCTCGGCTTCGGCCTCAGCCGGCAGAAGATCTGGTACCTCCCCGAGCAGCACACGGACTTCATCTTCGCCGTGCTGGGGGAGGAACTCGGTCTGCTGGGGACGCTGACGGTGCTGGCCCTCTATGCGGTGCTGATCTGGCGCGGCTACCGCACGGCCGCCACGGCGCCCGACACCTTCGGTGCGCTGCTGGCGGCGGGGATCACCTCCATCATCGCCATCCAGGTGGTGGTGAACGTCGGGGTGGTCACGGCCACCCTGCCCATCACCGGCATCACCCTGCCGCTTTTGAGTTACGGCGGCTCGTCCCTGGTGGTGACCCTGGCGGCCCTCGGCATCCTGATCAACATCTCCCGGCACTGCCCCCAGTAGGCGAGCGGGGCCGGGCCAAGCGGGTGAGGCAGGCTTGCGCGTCCTTTTGACAGGGGGAGGAACGGGCGGCCACATCTATCCGGCCCTGGCCATCGCCGCCGAGCTGAAGCGGCGCGTGCCGGGGTGCGAGCTGCTGTACGTGGGGACGAGGGAGGGCTTGGAGAGCCGGATCGTGCCCCGGGCGGGCCTGCCCTTCGCCACCGTGAGCGCCCGCGGCCTGATGCGCAAGGGGCCGCGGGAGATGGCGGCGGGCCTCCTGTCCCTGACCCGGGGG
Proteins encoded in this window:
- a CDS encoding septum formation initiator, with protein sequence MVRAGNAVAAPLWRSPSTAPWPELPGRTGPGEAPRPVRRYKIRRRLKLRPEARLVGTVGLLFALAVLVISRYAVLYGMNQAILQRQQEIASLERANQHLAIEVAGRDSLGRLEAAARARGYQEPASVRAVRVPAAADRLAAAPAASGASPAVREAVVALAPAGAGGPAPAPAAAPYAAAGGPAARGPAAWLAGLWHRVFGS
- the mraZ gene encoding division/cell wall cluster transcriptional repressor MraZ; amino-acid sequence: MLIGEYRHTVDDKGRLFVPAKLRDELGEPLVITRGLDQCLFVFPPGEWSSLEAKLRALPLAQSSARAFVRMLLSGASECVPDKQGRILLPQTLREYAGIDREAVLIGVGNRVEIWAAERWTRYVEEASEAYSQIAEQIVDLGI
- a CDS encoding 5-formyltetrahydrofolate cyclo-ligase, with protein sequence MDRPRGMMDGRVPAAAKVAWRKRLRDAWRALDPVEREAVSAAICRRLQDLLERSAPAACSTGPTVAAGLRGAGRPHDPGGRPGARDAHPSRATAAPGAPCGRVLPPVRAVMLYAPLPTEIDVTPLLDWARSRGLEVLVPWVDPARHVMEARAVAGWDDLVPGPWGLRQPAARCPSRQPGAETVIVVPGLAFDREGWRLGRGGGYYDRFLDRWPAAWRAGVAPARMVVPHLPRDPHDRRMDLVVTEAEVLGPWWGVR
- a CDS encoding acetyl-CoA carboxylase biotin carboxyl carrier protein subunit — its product is MKRYRVTVNGWVFDVWVEPVAAAGPAAAGMPGMPLGAGPAGGPVGVPFWPGPAGGPWPWGAPGWPWAAGPGGLAPAPGTAPAAAVPAAPEAQGQPAPAANAQPAPETAAPAAPGAAGAAAPPAPAAGPAPAPAPDPGRDGVAEKGTPVTAPLPGVLLDVRVRPGDRVEAGQVVAILEAMKMENELAAPCAGRVTAVPHTKGQTLNQGDAVAWIDPEG
- the rsmH gene encoding 16S rRNA (cytosine(1402)-N(4))-methyltransferase RsmH; the encoded protein is MSGGTGPTPPTGTGPAIGVARSETGGRGPEPAAAGPVATAPDGAPHVPVLLREVVAYLAPRPGGRYVDGTVGAGGHAAAVLAAAGGEAELLGIDRDPAALALAARRLAPFGARVRLVHGNFRGLEQHLEDAGWDAVDGILLDLGVSSMQLDDPSRGFSYQEEGPLDMRMDPSQPVTAADLVNTAGRDQLARWIAEYGEERWAGRIADFIVAARRRRPITTTTQLVEIIKAAIPARARRRGGHPARRTFQALRIAVNGELDGLEEFLQQAARRLRPGGRMVVIAFHSLEDRAVKRAFRALAAPDGGAAPFRLLTRRPVTPGEEEAQANPRSRSAKLRAIERRQ
- a CDS encoding penicillin-binding transpeptidase domain-containing protein; this encodes MGRTAPGAPAVRMPGIGLRRRILLVFLVFSLALAVLAGRLVTIQVVRGEALRQKALDMRLWQVPVQARRGDIVDRNGRPLAISTDVDTVYVAPAELQEAARKGQVDIEEAAQQLARVLKMDPEEVYEKLTVPHAFWYVKRRVTDAESRAVRQLDIPGVHITQEARRFYPKGELAAHVLGFAGLDNQGLEGIEAYYDRKLAGKDGYIATEYDALGRPIRLPTVQARYVRPTPGLTLRLTIDETIQYIAERELERAVVQNGAKGGVIVVMDPKTGGILALASRPTYDPNRFADFPRQNWRIKPVADAFPPGSIFKIITGSAAVDAGKVTPDTIVDDPGFLTVGGESISNWNQAGLGSVPFRDGFAHSSNVVFGKMALALGKPVFYRYLDQFHIGRPTGIDLPGEATGIVPPMDQATLLDLAIMGFGQTLTTTPIQMAAAVAAVANDGLWQTPHLADAWLDPEGNVVEQVQPAERRQVIKPETARTIRELMRGVVEQGTGRRAQIPGYDVGGKTGTANKVEGGRVVQKYIGSFAGLVPVEEPRLAIVVSIDEPSGIYYGGYVAAPVFQAVARDVLRYLGVPPTREERADPRRLREVPNLMNLTRAEARERAQAAGFQVTVEGGGPRVVGQFPAPGAQLEQGSTIILYTEAASRQDEEGRVTVPDLTGLTYAQAAERLAAAGLQMEARGDRDGRVAGQDPPVGTRVPIGSKVTVILRGPESR
- a CDS encoding UDP-N-acetylmuramoyl-L-alanyl-D-glutamate--2,6-diaminopimelate ligase; translation: MVNLKDLIAVLPEKTVTGPVDRPIQGITYDSRRVEPGFLFVAIRGLRYDGHSFIQEAVARGAAAVVGERAPAVEGVPYVQVPSSRTALGLLASAFYGHPSARLVLVGVTGTNGKTTTTHLVRWVLEAAGHPTGLIGTVHNIIGGRSLPVERTTPEAADLQKLLAAMRDAGLTHVVMEVSSHALTLQRVAGCAFDVGVFTNLTQDHLDFHASMEDYAAAKARLFARLGRNEIPGTVKPGPKAAVINADDPWGTFMADRSSAPVITYGIRQAADVTARDVVVEPGGVRFVLGTRDGEVPVRLRLTGRFNVYNALAAAGAGLALGIDPATVARGLESLPAVPGRLERIDRGQPFTVLVDYAHTPDGLENVLSTVREMAGQGRVLCVFGCGGDRDRGKRPQMGAIAARLADYTVLTSDNPRSEDPEAIIDDIEAGVRQVPGAAYERVTERAAAIRRVLELARPGDVVVIAGKGHEDYQIFADRTIHFDDREVAATALEAMGYGGAKG
- a CDS encoding UDP-N-acetylmuramoyl-tripeptide--D-alanyl-D-alanine ligase — protein: MPGTAAGRGGDGVRLAMVDVAAATGGRLVAGSQGVTVEGGTVDSRRVRPGNLFFALPGQRVDGHRFVAQALAAGARGAVIARPLAEVLPDGAPPGTAVVEVADTRQALADLARWVRRRRTGLRVVGITGSLGKTTTKEMAAAVLARRFAVLKSAGNYNTDVGLPLTLLDLEERHQVAVLEMAMRGLGEIARLAAIAEPDVGVVTVVAESHLEFLGSLERVAQAKGELVEALPEDGVAILNAGDPRVRAMAARTRARVLTFGHDGEGADVRAVNVEHRGAAGSRFRLEVPGGDAATVELAVPGPAAVTCALAAAAVGVALGLDAATIAAGLAEARPAALRNEIRQAGPWTLYIDCYNASPTSTRAALHALRQVAGSRRAVAILGDMFELGDWAVEGHRETGREAARTADVLLAVGRWAPQMVEGWIQAGGAGAAAAAYPDKAALLGELDRWLRPGDAILIKASRGMAMEEVVEALTARVAAAGSSRPDPA